One window of Herpetosiphonaceae bacterium genomic DNA carries:
- a CDS encoding acetyl-CoA C-acyltransferase: MREAVIVSGARTAVGRSHRGSLRTVRPDDMAAAAIKAAVERASGLDPSLIDDVIIGCAMPESEQGMNVARIATLRAGLPNTVPAQTVNRFCSSGLQTVALAAQQIMSGMGDIIVAGGTESMSMVAMTGNSFAPNPALVEVHPEVYMGMGLTGENVARQYSISREEQDEFALRSHHNAGAAIEAGKFRDEIVPLDVEVTDLSQGGQPRTRSFTFEVDEGVRRDTSREALAKLKPVFSVKGTITAGNASQTSDGAAAVVVMSRERADELGLKPLARFVSFAVGGVPPEVMGIGPVVAIPKALKLAGLSVEDIDLIELNEAFAAQALAVVKQLEIDLDKVNVNGGAIALGHPLGCTGAKLTVTLLNEMRRRNARYGMVTMCIGGGMGAAGIFENLT, from the coding sequence ATGCGTGAAGCAGTTATTGTCAGCGGCGCGCGTACCGCTGTCGGTCGCTCCCACCGTGGCAGCCTGCGGACGGTGCGCCCCGACGATATGGCGGCGGCGGCGATCAAGGCGGCGGTCGAGCGGGCCTCAGGTCTTGATCCGAGCCTGATCGACGACGTGATCATCGGCTGCGCGATGCCGGAGTCCGAGCAGGGCATGAACGTGGCGCGTATCGCCACGCTGCGGGCGGGCCTGCCCAACACCGTACCGGCGCAGACCGTCAATCGCTTCTGCTCGTCGGGCTTGCAGACGGTCGCGCTGGCCGCGCAGCAGATCATGTCGGGCATGGGCGATATTATCGTGGCGGGCGGCACCGAGAGCATGAGCATGGTCGCGATGACCGGCAACTCGTTCGCGCCGAATCCCGCGCTGGTCGAGGTGCATCCTGAGGTCTACATGGGCATGGGCCTGACCGGCGAGAACGTCGCGCGGCAGTACAGCATCAGCCGCGAGGAGCAGGACGAGTTCGCGCTGCGCTCGCATCACAACGCGGGCGCGGCGATCGAGGCGGGCAAGTTCCGCGATGAGATCGTGCCGCTGGATGTCGAGGTGACAGATCTGAGCCAGGGCGGGCAGCCGCGCACCAGGAGCTTCACCTTCGAGGTGGATGAGGGCGTGCGGCGCGACACCTCGCGCGAGGCGCTTGCCAAGCTCAAGCCCGTCTTCTCGGTCAAGGGCACGATCACCGCAGGCAACGCCTCGCAGACCAGCGACGGCGCGGCGGCGGTGGTGGTGATGAGCCGCGAGCGAGCGGACGAGCTGGGCCTCAAGCCGCTGGCCCGCTTCGTGAGCTTCGCGGTCGGCGGCGTGCCCCCGGAGGTGATGGGCATCGGCCCGGTGGTGGCGATCCCCAAGGCGCTCAAGCTGGCGGGCCTGTCGGTGGAAGACATCGACCTGATCGAGCTGAACGAGGCGTTCGCCGCCCAGGCGCTCGCGGTGGTCAAGCAGCTTGAGATCGATCTGGACAAGGTCAACGTCAACGGCGGCGCGATTGCGCTGGGCCATCCGCTCGGCTGCACGGGCGCGAAGCTGACGGTGACGCTGCTCAACGAGATGCGGCGGCGCAACGCGCGCTACGGCATGGTGACGATGTGTATCGGCGGCGGGATGGGCGCTGCCGGGATCTTCGAGAACCTGACATAG
- a CDS encoding cystathionine beta-synthase, giving the protein MSVELDIKNNILDAIGNTPLVRLNKVAQGIKANVLVKCEFMNPGGSVKDRIGIAMLEDAERRGLIRPGGTIVEGTSGNTGVGLAIAAAIKGYKTVFVMPDKMSDEKIRQLRAFGARVVITPTAVEPDDPRSYYSVSKRIAEETPNAILAGQYWNQANPEAHYATTGPELWRQTNGTLDVFVAGMGTGGTISGAARYLKEQHPGVITVGVDPIGSLYTEYFRTRQLGQAHSYKVEGVGEDFLPTTMDFSVVDDVVQVGDKESFLMTRRLVREEGLFCGGSSGMVVAGALRWIRANDLGEDKTVVVLLPDSGSRYLSKIFSDDWMRENGFLESGTVSELLETRSRALVTANSNDTVGAVIGQMKRDSISQMPIVDDQGKLSGLISEVDLLNYLLNSGGEIDHPICDIISSDVVTVRPDTTLDTLSEIATKGAVAVVVDDEDQPIGIITKIDMIDYLASKVR; this is encoded by the coding sequence ATGTCCGTCGAACTTGACATTAAGAACAATATATTAGACGCCATCGGCAACACACCGCTGGTTCGGCTTAACAAAGTCGCACAGGGCATCAAGGCCAACGTGCTGGTCAAATGCGAATTTATGAATCCGGGCGGCTCGGTCAAAGATCGCATCGGGATCGCCATGCTGGAGGACGCCGAGCGCCGGGGTCTGATCCGGCCAGGCGGCACGATCGTCGAGGGCACCAGCGGCAATACCGGCGTGGGCCTGGCGATTGCGGCGGCGATCAAAGGCTATAAGACCGTTTTCGTCATGCCCGACAAAATGAGCGACGAGAAGATCCGCCAGCTTCGCGCGTTCGGCGCGCGCGTGGTGATCACTCCCACCGCAGTGGAGCCGGACGATCCGCGCTCGTACTACTCCGTCTCCAAGCGCATCGCCGAGGAAACGCCCAACGCGATCCTCGCGGGCCAGTACTGGAACCAGGCCAATCCCGAAGCACATTACGCCACCACCGGCCCTGAGCTGTGGCGGCAGACCAACGGCACGCTCGATGTGTTCGTGGCGGGCATGGGCACCGGCGGCACGATCAGCGGCGCGGCGCGCTACCTGAAAGAGCAACATCCGGGCGTGATCACCGTGGGCGTGGACCCGATTGGCTCGCTCTACACCGAGTATTTTCGCACGCGGCAGCTTGGTCAGGCACACTCCTACAAAGTCGAGGGCGTGGGCGAGGACTTCCTGCCGACCACCATGGATTTTAGCGTCGTCGACGACGTAGTGCAGGTCGGCGATAAAGAGTCGTTCCTGATGACGCGGCGGCTCGTGCGCGAGGAAGGGCTGTTCTGCGGCGGCTCATCCGGCATGGTCGTTGCGGGCGCGCTGCGCTGGATTCGTGCCAACGATCTGGGCGAGGATAAGACCGTCGTGGTGCTGCTGCCCGACTCCGGCTCGCGCTATCTGTCCAAGATCTTCTCCGACGACTGGATGCGCGAAAATGGCTTCCTGGAGAGCGGCACCGTCAGCGAGCTGCTGGAGACGCGCAGCCGCGCGCTCGTCACCGCCAACTCCAACGATACAGTCGGCGCGGTGATCGGGCAGATGAAGCGCGACAGCATCTCGCAAATGCCGATCGTGGACGATCAGGGCAAGCTCTCCGGCCTGATCAGCGAAGTCGATCTGCTGAACTACCTGCTCAACAGCGGCGGCGAGATCGACCACCCGATCTGCGACATCATCAGCAGCGACGTGGTCACGGTGCGGCCCGACACGACGCTGGACACACTCAGCGAGATCGCTACCAAGGGAGCCGTCGCCGTCGTGGTGGACGACGAGGACCAGCCGATCGGGATCATCACCAAGATCGACATGATCGACTACCTCGCAAGCAAGGTGCGGTAG
- a CDS encoding molybdopterin-dependent oxidoreductase — protein MLRAAPRNGLIAGLLATTLLVGLLYLLSAFRWLSFVPYDLADLIIRLTPGQIATEGIEALGVVAKITIKLVSIALVIGFGGVLGGIVGWLVERRGEQRIGGTSNSAALVLFLALLGLALANQSATQTSPLLPVPFLIRLFAAFGWGALLAYLYRGLARPQIHDESAPEAQHERRAFLVKSGAAVVTLAIGSTALAELFAAAPDTPPDQVALLPGSNPNPTPVPDSLGNFQAPADVRSRITSQRDLYYVSSRTRDPRVDPQTYTLRIEGNVERPLELTLEQLQRLPRVDQTSTLECISNEVGGNLIGNCTWNGTRLADLLQQAGLRAESRRVALYGADGYVDSIDLADALKPTTLVVLGIDSQPLTVPHGYPARLIVPNIYGMKNVKWLQRIEVVTFDFQGYWQERGWSNPAVVQTTSVVDTAGGISLENGVVPLGGIAFAGSRGIQRVEVRIDEGEWSAATLEPAESPIQWRRWRWDWPATPGRHMVTVRAMDGAGELQTEGIADPHPDGATGYHSVRVDVRG, from the coding sequence ATGCTGCGCGCTGCTCCCCGGAATGGTCTGATCGCCGGTCTGCTGGCGACAACCCTGCTCGTCGGATTGCTCTACCTGCTGAGCGCCTTTCGCTGGCTGTCGTTCGTGCCCTACGATCTGGCCGACCTGATCATTCGTCTGACGCCGGGCCAGATCGCCACCGAGGGCATCGAGGCGCTGGGCGTGGTCGCTAAAATCACGATCAAGCTGGTATCGATCGCCCTGGTGATCGGCTTTGGCGGCGTGTTGGGCGGAATCGTCGGCTGGCTGGTGGAGCGCCGGGGTGAGCAGCGTATTGGTGGCACGAGCAATAGCGCCGCGCTGGTGCTCTTTCTGGCGCTGCTTGGCCTGGCTTTGGCGAATCAATCGGCGACGCAGACCAGCCCGCTGCTGCCCGTGCCGTTCCTGATCCGGCTCTTCGCGGCGTTTGGCTGGGGCGCGCTGCTGGCGTATCTTTATCGAGGTCTGGCCCGCCCGCAGATTCACGACGAATCCGCGCCTGAGGCACAGCACGAGCGGCGGGCGTTCCTGGTCAAATCGGGCGCGGCAGTTGTGACGCTAGCGATCGGCAGCACGGCGCTGGCAGAGCTATTCGCGGCAGCGCCCGACACCCCGCCGGATCAGGTCGCGCTGCTGCCCGGCTCCAATCCCAACCCAACGCCAGTCCCGGACAGCCTGGGCAATTTCCAGGCACCGGCGGACGTGCGATCACGAATCACCTCACAGCGCGATCTGTACTACGTCTCCAGCCGCACCCGTGACCCACGGGTCGACCCGCAGACATACACGCTCAGGATCGAAGGCAACGTCGAGCGCCCGCTAGAGCTGACGCTGGAGCAGCTTCAGCGCCTGCCGCGCGTCGATCAGACCAGCACGCTCGAATGCATCTCCAACGAGGTCGGCGGCAACCTGATCGGCAACTGCACTTGGAACGGCACCCGGCTGGCCGATCTGCTTCAGCAGGCGGGATTGCGCGCGGAGTCCAGGCGCGTGGCGCTCTACGGCGCTGACGGCTACGTCGATTCGATCGACCTGGCCGATGCGCTCAAGCCGACCACGCTAGTCGTGCTGGGCATCGACAGCCAGCCCCTAACGGTGCCGCACGGCTATCCCGCGCGCCTGATCGTGCCCAACATCTACGGCATGAAGAACGTCAAATGGCTCCAGCGCATCGAGGTCGTCACCTTCGATTTCCAGGGCTACTGGCAGGAGCGCGGCTGGAGCAATCCGGCGGTCGTCCAGACCACCAGCGTCGTCGATACGGCGGGCGGGATCAGCCTGGAGAACGGCGTCGTGCCGCTGGGCGGAATCGCCTTTGCCGGTAGTCGCGGCATTCAGCGCGTGGAGGTGCGCATCGACGAGGGCGAGTGGAGCGCGGCGACGCTTGAGCCCGCCGAAAGCCCGATCCAGTGGCGGCGCTGGCGCTGGGACTGGCCCGCAACCCCCGGACGGCATATGGTTACGGTGCGCGCGATGGACGGCGCGGGCGAGCTGCAAACCGAGGGCATCGCCGATCCGCATCCTGACGGCGCGACAGGCTATCACAGCGTGCGGGTGGATGTGCGGGGCTGA